The Scleropages formosus chromosome 11, fSclFor1.1, whole genome shotgun sequence genome window below encodes:
- the arpp19a gene encoding cAMP-regulated phosphoprotein 19a, with protein MSEEVEETKTPEEASTEEQKPEMDDKVISPEKAQEAELKARYPNLGSKPGGSDLLRKRLQKGQKYFDSGDYNMAKAKMKNKQLPTAAAEKTEITGDHIPTPQDLPQRKTSLVASKLAG; from the exons atgTCCGAGGAAGTTGAAGAAACCAAAACTCCCGAGGAAGCGTCGACCGAGGAGCAGAAGCCG GAAATGGATGACAAGGTGATCAGTCCAGAGAAGGCACAAGAGGCTGAATTAAAGGCCAGGTACCCCAATCTTGGATCTAAGCCTGGGGGTTCTGACCTCCTCAGGAAAAGACTTCAGAAAGGG CAAAAGTACTTTGACTCTGGTGATTACAACATGGCCAAGGCCAAGATGAAGAACAAGCAGTTGCCTACTGCTGCAGCAGAAAAGACAGAGATCACTGGAGACCACATTCCCACTCCTCAGGACCTGCCCCAGAGGAAAACTTCCCTTGTGGCCAGCAAACTGGCTGGTTGA